Proteins from a single region of Flavobacterium sp. K5-23:
- a CDS encoding murein L,D-transpeptidase yields the protein MKNTFIPFVFSFYCLLLLGLTQNIKASNEAYTITYQRIPAFPPATFDSELIAPFFKKYPKFNSFKPEVIKLYKKNEYQYLWYDSRGINEFASLLHDKVNNLDQEGLHIRVPYQEEIRDIFQDLEKREKSNVEVELLMSSLYFFYANKVFKGLDVYKTKELGWYLPRKKQSYGNRLDSLLQDPSLINEPDKELLGQYYQLKEALKDYRNMEKHGGWSAIEFPKKTKSLKPGDTATAILKIRNRLFISGDLKTDSKNNLYDKELLAGVLKYKERNGYAADSLLLLKHIKNMNVPVEERIKTIMLNMERCRWISPSITKNKQYIVVNIPSFTLTYFKDGKPALISRVVVGKSMNKTAVFSGQMSQVVFSPYWNVPSSILRKEILPAIAKNPYYLAKNDMEWVGNRVRQRPGEQNALGKVKFVFPNSHIIYMHDTPSKKLFELEQRAFSHGCIRVARPRDLAIKVLEDDPNWPIEKIDAAMNRGVEKAYNLKTKIPVYIGYFTSWVDREGQVNFYDDIYGHDVKLAELLFTD from the coding sequence ATGAAAAACACGTTTATTCCATTTGTTTTCTCTTTCTACTGCCTTTTGTTGTTGGGTTTAACCCAAAACATTAAAGCCAGTAACGAAGCTTATACGATTACTTATCAAAGAATTCCTGCTTTTCCACCAGCTACTTTTGACAGTGAGTTGATTGCCCCTTTTTTTAAAAAATACCCCAAGTTCAACTCTTTCAAGCCAGAGGTGATAAAACTCTATAAAAAAAATGAATATCAATACTTATGGTACGACAGCAGAGGCATTAATGAGTTTGCCAGTTTATTGCATGATAAAGTCAACAACTTGGATCAGGAAGGCTTACATATTCGTGTTCCTTACCAAGAGGAAATACGAGATATTTTTCAGGATTTGGAGAAAAGGGAAAAATCTAATGTGGAAGTAGAACTGTTGATGTCCTCCCTTTACTTTTTTTACGCCAACAAAGTGTTCAAAGGCCTCGATGTTTACAAAACAAAAGAACTTGGTTGGTATTTACCTCGAAAAAAACAATCCTACGGCAATAGATTGGATTCTTTATTGCAAGACCCCAGCTTAATTAATGAGCCAGACAAAGAGCTACTGGGGCAATATTACCAATTAAAAGAAGCTTTAAAAGACTACCGAAACATGGAGAAACATGGAGGATGGAGTGCTATAGAATTCCCTAAAAAAACAAAATCCCTAAAACCCGGTGATACAGCTACCGCGATTTTGAAAATTAGAAACCGATTGTTTATATCCGGCGACCTAAAAACCGATTCTAAAAACAATTTATATGACAAGGAACTTCTCGCGGGAGTATTAAAATACAAAGAGCGAAATGGATATGCTGCGGATTCATTGCTATTACTCAAACACATCAAAAATATGAATGTCCCAGTGGAGGAACGCATTAAAACCATCATGTTGAATATGGAACGCTGCCGATGGATTTCTCCCAGTATAACAAAAAACAAACAATACATCGTGGTGAATATTCCCTCCTTCACCCTTACTTATTTCAAGGATGGCAAACCTGCTTTGATATCAAGGGTAGTTGTGGGAAAATCAATGAATAAAACCGCTGTTTTTAGCGGACAAATGAGTCAAGTGGTTTTTAGTCCTTACTGGAACGTGCCTTCAAGTATCTTGAGAAAAGAGATATTACCTGCCATTGCCAAGAACCCATACTATCTAGCGAAGAATGATATGGAGTGGGTTGGTAACCGCGTACGGCAAAGACCCGGAGAACAAAACGCCTTGGGAAAAGTGAAGTTTGTATTCCCCAATTCTCATATAATTTATATGCATGACACCCCTTCCAAAAAACTATTTGAGCTAGAACAAAGGGCTTTTAGTCACGGCTGCATACGAGTGGCACGACCTAGGGATTTGGCTATTAAGGTATTGGAAGATGACCCAAACTGGCCCATAGAAAAGATTGATGCCGCTATGAATCGAGGTGTAGAGAAAGCGTACAACCTCAAGACAAAAATTCCCGTTTACATTGGTTATTTTACCTCTTGGGTGGATCGCGAAGGGCAGGTGAATTTTTATGACGATATCTACGGCCATGATGTCAAACTCGCTGAATTGCTGTTTACGGATTGA
- a CDS encoding HPF/RaiA family ribosome-associated protein has protein sequence MTVQINTDKNVEGHDSMNVYFTEELRTTLARFEDKITRIEVHLRDDNADKSGVEDKRCLIEARPENMQPVAVTNYADTTEKAFHGALDKIKKVLATTFEKQKP, from the coding sequence ATGACAGTACAAATTAATACAGACAAAAATGTAGAAGGACACGATAGTATGAATGTGTATTTTACAGAGGAATTGAGAACTACCTTAGCGCGTTTTGAAGACAAAATAACCCGTATAGAAGTACATCTTCGAGATGACAACGCCGATAAAAGCGGAGTCGAGGACAAACGATGTCTCATTGAAGCACGACCGGAAAACATGCAGCCTGTAGCGGTTACCAATTATGCCGATACGACAGAAAAAGCATTTCATGGCGCATTGGACAAGATAAAAAAAGTGTTGGCTACGACTTTCGAAAAACAGAAGCCCTGA
- a CDS encoding murein L,D-transpeptidase: MKNLALSIIALLITFSSAAINRNGTENTTVLESPCVKTYLNTTINNSIVTIDLATIDRFFKKYTSLKKYRSDVVVLYKNRDYKSIWYDDKELIEFASLLYSKVNQLENEGLKFNIAYKDKIAAIFNNGTAIEITKTEKELLLSSLYIFYAKKVFQGLDVNKVQEIGWFLPQKTTSYKILLDSLLAAPQLLHKNESQLHPQYYKLRDALIKYRQIEKRNDWNPIETDLSIIEYNPGDSSKTIGQIRHRLVVLEDLEKDSKSNIYDAELMEAVLKFKKRNGYKPNYMIGSQHINRMNIPIEQYIKTIIINMERCRWISPGLAKEKELIMVNIPALKLIYRKNGNNVLESKVFVGINMLETVIFSSSISRVVFSPYWNVPRSIVENEIKPAIAKDSSYLTKNNMEWYKNGLRQKPGPRNSMGLVKFLFPNTYDIYLHDTPYKESFDADFPEFSHGCINMQKAKELAYLILEDYPDWPVDKIDQAMDGSKETTCVLKNKIPIHIGYFTAWVPDSGEINFYFDIYHKDYRLAELLFNEETH; encoded by the coding sequence CCGTAATGGAACAGAAAATACTACGGTATTGGAATCTCCTTGTGTCAAAACGTATCTTAACACTACAATCAATAATTCCATTGTCACGATAGATCTCGCTACAATCGACCGCTTTTTCAAGAAATACACCAGTTTAAAAAAATACCGCTCGGATGTTGTTGTTTTATACAAAAATCGGGACTATAAATCAATTTGGTATGATGACAAAGAACTCATTGAGTTTGCTAGTTTGTTGTATTCGAAAGTAAACCAACTCGAAAACGAAGGACTTAAATTCAACATCGCTTATAAGGATAAAATTGCCGCGATTTTCAATAATGGAACCGCGATTGAAATAACCAAAACCGAAAAGGAATTGTTGTTATCCAGCTTGTATATTTTTTATGCAAAAAAAGTGTTTCAAGGATTAGACGTTAACAAAGTTCAGGAAATAGGTTGGTTTTTACCCCAAAAAACCACCTCTTATAAAATCCTGTTAGATTCATTACTGGCTGCTCCCCAACTTTTACATAAAAATGAAAGTCAGCTCCATCCGCAATATTACAAATTACGAGATGCTTTAATAAAATACCGTCAAATAGAAAAAAGAAACGATTGGAATCCTATTGAAACGGATTTAAGTATAATAGAATACAACCCGGGAGACAGCTCGAAAACCATAGGTCAAATCAGGCATCGCCTTGTTGTTTTAGAAGATTTAGAAAAGGATTCCAAAAGCAATATATACGATGCCGAACTAATGGAAGCCGTTTTAAAATTCAAAAAAAGGAACGGCTACAAACCAAATTACATGATTGGCTCCCAACACATCAATCGAATGAACATTCCCATTGAGCAATACATCAAAACCATTATAATAAATATGGAACGCTGTCGATGGATTTCCCCTGGATTAGCAAAAGAGAAGGAATTAATAATGGTAAACATTCCGGCGTTAAAGTTGATTTACAGGAAAAACGGCAATAATGTATTGGAGTCCAAAGTTTTTGTAGGTATAAATATGTTAGAAACCGTCATTTTCAGTTCGTCTATCAGTCGTGTTGTTTTTAGCCCTTATTGGAATGTTCCCAGAAGCATTGTGGAGAATGAAATTAAACCAGCCATCGCCAAAGACAGCAGTTATTTAACTAAAAATAACATGGAATGGTACAAAAATGGTCTCAGACAAAAACCTGGGCCAAGAAATTCTATGGGATTGGTGAAATTTTTATTCCCAAATACGTATGACATTTATTTACACGACACTCCCTACAAAGAAAGTTTTGACGCTGATTTCCCCGAGTTCAGTCATGGTTGCATTAATATGCAAAAAGCAAAGGAATTGGCTTATTTGATTTTGGAGGACTATCCGGATTGGCCAGTTGACAAAATAGATCAAGCTATGGATGGAAGTAAGGAAACCACTTGCGTTCTAAAGAATAAAATTCCCATTCATATTGGTTATTTCACCGCTTGGGTTCCTGATTCCGGGGAAATCAATTTTTATTTTGACATCTATCATAAAGACTATCGTCTGGCTGAACTTCTTTTTAATGAGGAGACCCATTAG
- a CDS encoding very short patch repair endonuclease encodes MDRVTPQKRSKIMRAIRSTNTKDEVRLAKALWHLGYRYRKNNKSVFGKPDLTFNKLKIAIFVDSEFFHGKDWETHKDRVKTNTEFWQKKIERNIQRDIEVNAFLESQNWKVLRFWSEDIENNLEDCVAKIQDAIISRQNQKG; translated from the coding sequence ATGGATCGAGTCACGCCACAAAAACGTTCCAAAATCATGCGAGCCATTCGCAGCACAAACACCAAGGACGAAGTGCGTTTGGCGAAAGCCTTATGGCACCTTGGCTATCGTTACCGTAAAAACAATAAATCAGTTTTTGGCAAGCCGGATTTAACTTTCAATAAACTAAAAATTGCCATTTTCGTTGACAGCGAATTCTTCCACGGCAAGGATTGGGAAACCCATAAAGACCGCGTGAAAACCAACACGGAGTTTTGGCAAAAGAAAATAGAAAGAAACATACAGCGGGATATCGAAGTCAATGCGTTTCTGGAATCCCAAAACTGGAAAGTACTCCGTTTCTGGAGTGAAGACATAGAGAATAATCTGGAGGATTGCGTGGCTAAAATCCAGGATGCAATTATTTCGAGACAAAATCAAAAAGGATAA
- a CDS encoding GIY-YIG nuclease family protein produces the protein MIEYTEGYHTYYVYIITNKYRTTFYTGVTNNLGVRLQQHQENILNGNKTFASKYNIELLVYYEKFTWVQLAIAREKEIKGWRRDKKLDLIRSFNENFEFLNHHFVIDYVIPPSSDTRAMPELAKQ, from the coding sequence ATGATTGAATATACTGAGGGTTATCATACTTATTATGTTTATATTATTACCAATAAATATCGGACAACGTTTTATACTGGAGTGACAAATAATCTTGGGGTAAGACTACAACAGCATCAAGAGAATATTTTAAATGGGAATAAAACTTTTGCATCAAAGTATAATATAGAACTTTTGGTTTATTATGAAAAATTTACTTGGGTTCAACTTGCTATTGCTAGAGAAAAAGAAATAAAAGGTTGGAGAAGAGATAAGAAATTAGACTTAATACGATCGTTTAATGAGAATTTTGAATTTTTAAATCATCATTTTGTAATTGACTATGTGATTCCTCCTTCGTCGGACACGAGGGCTATGCCCGAATTGGCGAAGCAATGA